One genomic segment of Nonomuraea coxensis DSM 45129 includes these proteins:
- a CDS encoding metal ABC transporter substrate-binding protein: MLTAGALFSATACGDGSGVSEVGATSDGKPEVVAAFYPLQWLTEQVGGSDVQVTGLTAPGVEPHDLELGIQQVTDLQKAALTVYVKGVQPAVDDAVDQEKSFDAGTAVTTIPAGGHEGEGEEEHGHDEVGYDPHIWLDPSRMATVAGKLGERLAAADAAHAQAYRDRAATTAATLTALDQEFSKGLATCRSRTLVTAHEAFGYLADRYKLKQVGITLDPETEPSPARLSEVAKVARAEGVTTIFTEALVSPKVAEVLANQVGARTAVLDPLESKPSGDYVSAMRDNLKTLRAALGCTA; this comes from the coding sequence TTGCTGACCGCAGGCGCCCTGTTCAGCGCCACGGCCTGCGGCGACGGTTCCGGTGTGTCGGAGGTCGGCGCGACCTCCGACGGCAAGCCCGAGGTGGTCGCCGCCTTCTACCCGTTGCAATGGCTGACCGAGCAGGTCGGGGGATCCGACGTCCAGGTGACCGGCCTCACCGCCCCCGGCGTCGAGCCGCACGACCTGGAGCTGGGCATCCAGCAGGTCACCGACCTCCAGAAGGCCGCGCTCACCGTCTACGTCAAGGGCGTCCAGCCGGCCGTGGACGACGCCGTCGACCAGGAGAAGAGCTTCGACGCCGGCACCGCCGTCACCACCATCCCCGCCGGCGGGCACGAGGGCGAGGGCGAGGAGGAGCACGGCCACGACGAGGTGGGCTACGACCCGCACATCTGGCTCGACCCGTCCCGCATGGCCACGGTCGCCGGCAAGCTCGGCGAGCGCCTGGCCGCCGCCGACGCCGCGCACGCGCAGGCGTACCGCGACCGCGCCGCGACGACGGCCGCCACCCTGACGGCGCTCGACCAGGAGTTCAGCAAGGGCCTGGCCACCTGCCGGTCCAGGACGCTGGTGACGGCGCACGAGGCGTTCGGCTATCTGGCCGACCGTTACAAGCTGAAGCAGGTGGGCATCACCCTCGACCCGGAGACCGAGCCGTCGCCCGCCCGCCTGTCGGAGGTGGCCAAGGTCGCCAGAGCCGAGGGCGTGACCACGATCTTCACCGAGGCCCTGGTGAGCCCGAAGGTGGCCGAGGTGCTGGCGAACCAGGTCGGCGCCAGGACCGCCGTGCTCGACCCGCTGGAGAGCAAGCCCTCCGGCGACTACGTCTCCGCCATGCGCGATAACCTCAAAACCCTTCGAGCAGCACTGGGGTGTACGGCATGA
- the fdhD gene encoding formate dehydrogenase accessory sulfurtransferase FdhD, whose amino-acid sequence MSRVAVKRRIVRVKDRSRLPAVDTLAAEEPLEIRLGGTPLTVTMRTPGDDFDLAAGFLVSEGAVGSPGEIATIRYCAGATVDGGNTYNVLDVRLSPGVPAPEPRNFSTTSSCGVCGKASLEAVRTVARWSAAGDPVTLRPDMVTSLPDRLRAAQRVFDRTGGLHAAGLFTAEGEPLCVREDVGRHNAVDKLLGWALREGRLPLRGCVLMVSGRASFELVQKAVMGGVPVLAAVSAPSSLAAELAAEEGLTLIGFLRGNSMNVYTGERRV is encoded by the coding sequence ATGTCTAGGGTCGCCGTCAAACGCAGGATCGTCCGCGTGAAGGACCGGTCCCGGCTGCCTGCCGTCGACACGCTCGCCGCCGAGGAGCCGCTGGAGATCCGGCTCGGCGGCACCCCGCTGACCGTCACCATGCGCACCCCCGGCGACGACTTCGACCTCGCCGCCGGGTTCCTCGTCAGCGAGGGGGCCGTCGGCTCGCCCGGCGAGATCGCCACCATCCGCTACTGCGCGGGCGCCACCGTGGACGGCGGCAACACCTACAACGTGCTCGACGTGCGGCTCTCCCCCGGCGTGCCCGCCCCCGAGCCGCGCAACTTCTCCACCACCTCCTCCTGCGGCGTGTGCGGCAAGGCGTCCCTGGAAGCGGTACGCACCGTCGCCCGCTGGAGCGCCGCCGGTGACCCCGTCACGCTGCGGCCCGACATGGTGACGAGCCTGCCCGACCGGCTGCGGGCCGCCCAGCGCGTCTTCGACCGCACCGGCGGCCTGCACGCCGCGGGCCTGTTCACCGCCGAGGGCGAGCCGCTGTGCGTGCGCGAGGACGTCGGCCGGCACAACGCGGTCGACAAGCTCCTCGGGTGGGCGCTGCGGGAAGGACGGCTGCCGTTGCGCGGATGCGTGCTCATGGTGTCCGGCCGGGCGTCGTTCGAGCTGGTGCAGAAGGCGGTGATGGGCGGCGTGCCCGTGCTCGCCGCCGTTTCGGCGCCGTCGTCGCTGGCCGCCGAACTCGCCGCCGAGGAAGGGCTGACGCTGATCGGGTTCCTGCGCGGGAACTCGATGAACGTCTACACCGGTGAACGGCGGGTCTGA
- a CDS encoding 2Fe-2S iron-sulfur cluster-binding protein, translated as MIPLQPPRRLIDVQIDDETVRVPEGATILDACRAAGKDVPTLCHGDTLTPKNACRVCVVEVEGARTLAPACSRKAEAGMKVGTGSERARHSRKVVLELLGSSVDLSTTPRAAEWTAEYGADPARFGADAATVEQPAKVDNDLYVRDYSKCILCYKCVDACGEQWQNTFAIGVAGRGFDGTISTEFDAPLTDSACVYCGNCVEVCPTGALSFKTEFDMRAEGTWDESRQSETTTVCSYCGVGCNLTLHVQDNKIVKVTSPHDNPVTKGNLCVKGRFGYGYV; from the coding sequence ATGATCCCGTTGCAGCCGCCCCGGCGGCTCATCGACGTACAGATCGACGACGAGACCGTCCGCGTGCCGGAGGGCGCCACCATCCTCGACGCCTGCCGGGCGGCGGGCAAGGACGTGCCCACCCTCTGCCACGGCGACACCCTCACCCCGAAGAACGCCTGCCGGGTGTGCGTGGTGGAGGTCGAGGGCGCCCGCACCCTCGCCCCCGCCTGCTCCCGCAAGGCCGAGGCGGGCATGAAGGTCGGCACCGGGTCCGAGCGCGCCCGGCACAGCCGCAAGGTCGTGCTGGAGCTGCTCGGCTCGTCGGTGGACCTGTCCACGACGCCGCGCGCCGCCGAGTGGACCGCCGAGTACGGCGCCGACCCCGCCCGCTTCGGCGCGGACGCGGCCACCGTCGAGCAGCCCGCCAAGGTGGACAACGACCTCTACGTCCGCGACTACAGCAAGTGCATCCTGTGCTACAAGTGCGTGGACGCCTGCGGCGAGCAGTGGCAGAACACCTTCGCCATCGGCGTCGCCGGCCGGGGCTTCGACGGGACGATCTCCACCGAGTTCGACGCCCCGCTCACCGACTCGGCCTGCGTCTACTGCGGCAACTGCGTCGAGGTCTGCCCGACGGGCGCGCTGTCGTTCAAGACCGAGTTCGACATGCGGGCCGAGGGCACCTGGGACGAGTCGCGGCAGAGCGAGACCACCACCGTGTGCAGCTACTGCGGCGTCGGCTGCAACCTCACCCTGCACGTCCAGGACAACAAGATCGTCAAGGTGACGTCGCCGCACGACAATCCCGTCACGAAGGGCAACCTCTGCGTGAAGGGCCGCTTCGGGTACGGCTATGTCTAG
- a CDS encoding NAD(P)H-dependent oxidoreductase subunit E: MDIRFRDAEPSDEERAAVDAVLGPPATGWEGGARSAADLRFAARAEPRRDLLLPALHAVNDRVGWISEGALDYVCRRLTVPPAEAYGVATFYSLFSLRPRPPRVLHVCTDLACQAKGARRLREQVEERLGPPGETWQESPCLGLCERAPAALALEAGPAPRAEVYAPADADAMVSTPADAMAGAPSPNGSGPRLDVAGDAPAVAAVPQAGQDGLILLRRAGRADPASLDDYRATGGCTALRRAFELGPAGVIREVLESGLVGRGGAAFPTGRKWDAAARQPDHPHYLVCNADESEPGTFKDRVVMENDPYALVEAMTVAAYATGCAQGYLYIRGEYPRAAARLAHAIATARARGLLGPDILGKGFSFDIELRRGAGAYICGEETAIFNSIEGHRGEPRSKPPFPVEKGLFGKPTVVNNVETLVNVLPILERGARAYAAAEPKLFCVSGAVERPGVYELTFGATLRELLELAGTTGTTRAVLLGGAAGAFVTDLDIPLTFEGTRDAGATLGSGVVLVIDDTVDLRQLLLRIAEFFRDESCGQCVPCRVGTVRQEEALHRLSRRVSHDDLVLLRDVGRTMRDASICGLGQTAWNAVESAIDRLGVYE, from the coding sequence ATGGACATCCGATTCCGCGACGCCGAACCGTCCGACGAGGAACGCGCGGCGGTCGACGCCGTGCTCGGCCCGCCCGCCACCGGCTGGGAAGGCGGCGCCAGATCCGCCGCCGACCTGCGCTTCGCCGCCCGCGCAGAGCCCCGGCGCGACCTGCTGCTGCCCGCGCTGCACGCCGTCAACGACCGGGTCGGCTGGATCAGCGAGGGCGCGCTCGACTACGTCTGCCGGCGGCTCACCGTGCCGCCCGCCGAGGCGTACGGGGTGGCGACGTTCTACTCGCTGTTCTCGCTCCGGCCGCGCCCGCCGCGCGTGCTGCACGTGTGCACCGACCTGGCCTGCCAGGCCAAGGGCGCCAGGCGGCTGCGCGAGCAGGTCGAGGAGCGCCTCGGCCCGCCCGGCGAGACCTGGCAGGAGAGCCCTTGCCTGGGCCTGTGCGAGCGGGCCCCGGCCGCGCTCGCCCTGGAGGCGGGCCCCGCGCCGCGCGCCGAGGTGTACGCCCCGGCGGACGCCGACGCCATGGTCAGCACCCCCGCCGACGCGATGGCGGGCGCCCCCAGCCCCAACGGCAGCGGGCCGCGCCTCGACGTGGCCGGCGACGCCCCCGCCGTGGCCGCCGTGCCGCAGGCCGGCCAGGACGGCCTCATCCTGCTGCGCCGGGCCGGCCGGGCAGACCCCGCGAGCCTCGACGACTACCGCGCCACCGGCGGCTGCACCGCCCTCCGCCGCGCCTTCGAGCTGGGCCCCGCCGGGGTGATCCGCGAGGTGCTGGAGTCGGGCCTGGTCGGCAGGGGCGGCGCCGCCTTCCCGACCGGCCGCAAGTGGGACGCCGCCGCCCGCCAGCCCGACCACCCCCACTACCTGGTGTGCAACGCCGACGAGAGCGAGCCGGGCACGTTCAAGGACCGGGTGGTCATGGAGAACGACCCGTACGCGCTGGTCGAGGCCATGACCGTCGCGGCGTACGCGACCGGCTGCGCCCAGGGCTACCTCTACATCCGGGGCGAGTACCCGAGGGCCGCCGCCCGCCTCGCACACGCCATCGCCACCGCCCGCGCCCGCGGCCTGCTCGGCCCCGACATCCTCGGCAAGGGCTTCTCCTTCGACATCGAGCTGCGCCGGGGCGCGGGCGCGTACATCTGCGGCGAGGAGACCGCGATCTTCAACTCCATCGAGGGACACCGCGGCGAGCCGCGCAGCAAGCCGCCGTTCCCCGTGGAGAAGGGCCTGTTCGGCAAGCCGACCGTGGTCAACAACGTCGAGACGCTGGTCAACGTGCTGCCGATCCTGGAGCGGGGGGCGCGGGCGTACGCGGCGGCCGAGCCCAAGCTGTTCTGCGTCTCCGGCGCGGTGGAACGGCCCGGCGTGTACGAGCTGACCTTCGGCGCGACCCTGCGCGAGCTGCTCGAACTGGCCGGGACGACCGGCACCACCCGCGCGGTGCTGCTCGGCGGCGCCGCCGGGGCCTTCGTCACGGACCTGGACATCCCGCTCACCTTCGAGGGCACCAGGGACGCCGGCGCCACGCTCGGCTCCGGCGTGGTGCTCGTCATCGACGACACCGTGGACCTCAGACAGCTGCTCCTCCGCATCGCGGAGTTCTTCCGCGACGAGTCCTGCGGCCAGTGCGTGCCCTGCCGGGTCGGCACCGTACGCCAGGAGGAGGCCCTGCACCGGCTGTCCCGTCGGGTCTCGCACGACGACCTGGTGCTGCTGCGCGACGTGGGCAGGACCATGCGCGACGCCTCGATCTGCGGCCTCGGGCAGACCGCGTGGAACGCCGTCGAATCGGCCATCGACCGCCTGGGAGTATACGAATGA
- a CDS encoding molybdopterin oxidoreductase family protein, translating to MSYDRLTRPLVRENGALREATWAEALDRAAEGFRRNVAEHGPDCFAMLSCARSTNEMNYVGQKFTRVVIGTNNVDSCNRTCHAPSVAGLSAVFGSGGGTSSYQEVEDTDVIVMWGSAARNAHPIFFQHVLKGIRNGARMFAVDPRRTGTAQWADLWLGLNVGTDIPLAHAVAREIIHAGLHNEAFIERATVGFAAFKECVEPWTLTAAEQVTGVPAAAIRELAHAYARADRAQLCWTLGITEHHNATDNVRALINLALLTGHVGRYGSGLSPLRGQNNVQGGGDMGAIPNRLPGFQDILDPDLRARFESAWGAPIQPRYGLNLTQMLEGMAEGEVTTCYIVGENPVQSEADSLACAKRLAMLDHLVVQDIFLTRTAQMADVVLPASAAWCEAEGTFTNSERRVQRVRKALEPPGEARDDIWILCELARRLGHDWAYDGAEEVWDELRSLSPQHRGMSYRRLTELQGIQWPCPSEDALEPPYLHGRLWESDPERRGAPAPFAVLEHSPPVDLLDEEYPLRLTTGRRLDSYNTGVQSSGFASPLRRGETVELCPEDAQRLGVAAGEDVRITSRRGSVVAPVFIDPALRPGLVFMTFHFPDDVDVNSLTIEATCPIAGTAEFKAAAVRVEKLVKAG from the coding sequence ATGAGCTATGACCGCCTGACCCGTCCACTGGTGCGCGAGAACGGGGCGCTGCGCGAGGCGACCTGGGCGGAAGCCCTGGACCGCGCGGCCGAGGGCTTCCGCCGCAACGTCGCCGAGCACGGCCCCGACTGCTTCGCGATGTTGTCGTGCGCCCGCTCCACGAACGAGATGAACTACGTCGGGCAGAAGTTCACCCGCGTGGTCATCGGCACCAACAACGTGGACTCCTGCAACCGCACCTGCCACGCCCCCAGCGTGGCCGGGCTCTCCGCCGTGTTCGGCAGCGGCGGCGGCACCTCCTCCTACCAGGAGGTCGAGGACACCGACGTGATCGTCATGTGGGGGTCGGCGGCCCGCAACGCCCATCCGATCTTCTTCCAGCACGTGCTGAAGGGCATCAGGAACGGCGCCAGGATGTTCGCGGTGGACCCGCGCCGCACCGGCACCGCCCAGTGGGCCGACCTGTGGCTCGGGCTCAACGTGGGCACCGACATCCCGCTCGCCCACGCCGTCGCCCGCGAGATCATCCACGCCGGGCTGCACAACGAGGCGTTCATCGAGCGCGCCACCGTCGGCTTCGCCGCGTTCAAGGAGTGCGTCGAGCCCTGGACGCTCACGGCCGCCGAGCAGGTCACCGGCGTGCCGGCGGCGGCGATCAGGGAGCTGGCGCACGCCTACGCCCGCGCCGACCGCGCCCAGCTCTGCTGGACGCTCGGCATCACCGAGCACCACAACGCCACCGACAACGTCCGGGCCCTGATCAACCTCGCCCTGCTGACCGGGCACGTCGGCCGCTACGGCTCCGGTCTGTCGCCGCTGCGCGGCCAGAACAACGTCCAGGGCGGCGGCGACATGGGCGCGATCCCCAACCGGCTGCCCGGCTTCCAGGACATCCTCGACCCGGACCTGCGCGCCCGCTTCGAGAGCGCGTGGGGCGCCCCCATCCAGCCCCGCTACGGGCTCAACCTCACCCAGATGCTGGAGGGCATGGCCGAGGGCGAGGTCACCACCTGCTACATCGTCGGCGAGAACCCCGTGCAGTCCGAGGCCGACTCGCTCGCCTGCGCCAAGCGCCTGGCCATGCTCGACCACCTGGTGGTCCAGGACATCTTCCTCACCAGGACCGCCCAGATGGCCGACGTGGTGCTGCCGGCCAGCGCCGCCTGGTGCGAGGCCGAAGGCACGTTCACCAACAGCGAGCGGCGGGTGCAGCGGGTCCGCAAGGCGCTCGAACCGCCGGGCGAGGCCCGCGACGACATCTGGATCCTGTGCGAGCTGGCCCGCCGCCTCGGCCACGACTGGGCCTACGACGGCGCCGAAGAGGTCTGGGACGAACTGCGCTCCCTGTCGCCGCAGCACCGCGGCATGAGCTACCGGCGGCTGACCGAACTGCAGGGCATCCAGTGGCCGTGCCCGTCGGAGGACGCGCTGGAACCGCCGTACCTGCACGGGCGGCTCTGGGAGAGCGACCCGGAGCGGCGCGGCGCGCCGGCGCCGTTCGCGGTGCTGGAGCACTCGCCGCCGGTGGACCTGCTGGACGAGGAGTACCCGCTGCGGCTGACCACCGGCCGCCGCCTCGACTCCTACAACACCGGCGTGCAGTCCTCCGGGTTCGCCTCGCCGCTGCGCCGCGGCGAGACCGTCGAGCTGTGCCCCGAGGATGCCCAGCGGCTCGGCGTCGCGGCCGGCGAGGACGTACGGATCACCTCGCGGCGCGGCTCGGTCGTCGCGCCCGTCTTCATCGACCCGGCGCTGCGGCCCGGCCTGGTCTTCATGACCTTCCACTTCCCCGACGACGTGGACGTCAACTCGCTGACCATCGAGGCCACCTGCCCCATCGCCGGCACGGCCGAGTTCAAGGCGGCCGCGGTCCGCGTCGAGAAGCTCGTCAAGGCCGGGTGA
- a CDS encoding 2-dehydropantoate 2-reductase produces MKVAVLGAGAIGAYVGAALHRAGVEVHLIARGEHLQAIRRAGVRVLSPRGDFTAHPHATDDPAEVGPVDHVFLGLKANSYASAGPMIAPLLHATTSVIAAQNGIPWWYFHRLEGPYEGYRIESVDPGGAVTAALPLHRAVGCVVYAATEIESPGVVRHLEGTRFSIERRLRGAEKAGEHKTSTLQDLEKGKPLELDVLLAAVVELADLTGADVPTLRAIHAVSDLLNANLVRAV; encoded by the coding sequence ATGAAGGTCGCTGTTCTTGGCGCCGGCGCCATCGGCGCGTACGTGGGAGCCGCCCTCCACCGGGCGGGAGTCGAGGTGCACCTGATCGCCCGCGGCGAGCACCTCCAGGCGATCCGCCGCGCGGGTGTGCGGGTGCTCTCCCCCAGGGGCGACTTCACCGCCCACCCCCATGCCACCGACGACCCTGCCGAGGTCGGGCCGGTGGACCACGTCTTCCTGGGTCTCAAGGCGAACAGCTACGCCTCGGCGGGCCCCATGATCGCGCCGCTGCTGCACGCGACCACGAGCGTCATCGCCGCGCAGAACGGCATCCCGTGGTGGTACTTCCACCGGCTCGAAGGCCCCTACGAGGGCTACCGCATCGAGAGCGTCGACCCGGGCGGCGCGGTCACGGCCGCGCTGCCCCTGCACCGGGCCGTCGGCTGCGTGGTGTACGCGGCCACCGAGATCGAGAGCCCCGGCGTCGTCCGCCACCTGGAGGGGACCCGGTTCTCCATCGAGCGCCGGCTGCGGGGCGCGGAGAAGGCCGGAGAGCACAAGACCTCCACGCTCCAGGACCTGGAGAAGGGCAAGCCGCTGGAGCTGGACGTGCTCCTCGCGGCCGTGGTCGAGCTCGCCGACCTGACCGGCGCGGACGTCCCGACGCTGCGGGCGATCCACGCCGTGAGCGACCTGCTGAACGCGAACCTTGTCCGCGCGGTGTAG
- a CDS encoding molybdopterin molybdotransferase MoeA, whose translation MSWEAARRVAAGSAKPLGAVPVPLAEALGCRLAGPLRALVPVPGADVSAMDGYAVAGDGPWRLAGRVLAGGAAHPGPLAAGEAVEIATGAPVPEGTGAVVPYERAMAGAESVDGAAEPGRHIRRRGEDIPEGAVVLEAGAVVTPVALGLAAALGHDDLLVRPRPGVLVLITGDEVVHKGRPGAGRVRDAIGPFLPGLVECAGGRVADTVHLPDGPSALHAALSATTATPGGARDGVDVVVVCGASSKGPADHLRGVLAALGADVLVDGVAVRPGHPQALARLPHGPLVAGLPGNPFAALGAALTLLVPALRRLAGTPVTRETGTLGGGVRPHPRDTRLVPVRRTAGGAAPVGHDRPGSLWGAALADALAVVPPGWDGERVELIELP comes from the coding sequence ATGTCATGGGAGGCCGCGCGGCGCGTCGCGGCCGGGAGCGCGAAGCCGCTCGGAGCCGTGCCGGTGCCGCTCGCCGAGGCCCTGGGATGCCGGTTGGCCGGGCCGCTGCGGGCCCTCGTCCCGGTGCCGGGCGCGGACGTGTCCGCGATGGACGGCTACGCCGTCGCCGGGGACGGGCCCTGGCGGCTCGCCGGGCGGGTGCTCGCCGGTGGCGCGGCCCATCCCGGCCCGCTCGCGGCGGGGGAGGCCGTCGAGATCGCCACCGGGGCGCCGGTGCCGGAGGGGACCGGGGCGGTGGTGCCGTACGAGCGCGCCATGGCGGGCGCGGAGAGCGTGGACGGGGCCGCGGAGCCCGGACGGCACATCCGGCGGCGCGGGGAGGACATCCCAGAGGGGGCCGTGGTGCTGGAGGCGGGCGCGGTGGTGACGCCGGTCGCGCTCGGCCTGGCCGCCGCGCTCGGCCACGACGACCTCCTCGTCCGGCCCCGGCCCGGCGTCCTGGTGCTGATCACCGGGGACGAGGTCGTGCACAAGGGGCGCCCGGGCGCGGGGCGGGTGCGCGACGCCATCGGGCCGTTCCTGCCCGGCCTGGTGGAGTGCGCGGGCGGGCGCGTCGCGGACACCGTCCACCTCCCCGACGGCCCGTCCGCCCTCCACGCCGCCCTGTCGGCGACCACCGCCACTCCGGGCGGGGCGCGGGACGGGGTGGACGTCGTGGTGGTGTGCGGGGCCTCCTCCAAGGGGCCCGCCGACCACCTGCGGGGCGTGCTCGCCGCGCTCGGCGCCGACGTGCTCGTGGACGGGGTCGCCGTACGTCCTGGGCATCCGCAGGCGCTGGCCCGGCTGCCGCACGGGCCGCTCGTGGCCGGGCTGCCCGGCAACCCGTTCGCCGCGCTCGGCGCGGCGCTCACGCTGCTCGTCCCCGCCCTGCGCCGGCTGGCAGGGACGCCCGTGACCAGGGAGACCGGCACGCTCGGCGGCGGCGTGCGCCCGCACCCCCGCGACACCCGGCTGGTGCCGGTCCGCCGCACGGCGGGAGGGGCCGCGCCCGTGGGTCATGACCGGCCGGGATCCCTGTGGGGAGCGGCCCTGGCGGACGCCCTGGCGGTGGTCCCCCCGGGCTGGGACGGCGAGCGGGTCGAGCTGATCGAGTTGCCCTGA
- a CDS encoding thiamine pyrophosphate-binding protein, translated as MSETISGGHLVAKALKAEGVDVIYTLCGGHIIDIYDGCVDEGIEVIDVRHEQVAAHAADGHSRITGRPGCAVVTAGPGTTDAVTGVANAFRAESPMLLIGGQGALSQHKMGSLQDLPHVDMMAPITKFAATVPSTERVADLVSMAFRECYHGAPGPSFLEIPRDVLDAKVPLDKARIPKAGHYRASTRQQGDPEAVERLADLLAHAEKPCILLGSQVWTCRATDAAIDFVRALNVPAYMNGSGRGTLPPGDPHHFQLSRRYAFTEADLIIIVGTPFDFRMGYGKRLSPTATVVQIDLDYRTVGKNRDIDLGIVGDAGLVLSAAAQAASGRIGDAAARRKAWLDELRAVETQAYEKRLPRQHSDARPIDPYRLVHEINEFLTEDTIYIGDGGDIVTFSGQVVQPKSPGHWMDPGPLGTLGVGMAFAMAAKKARPDKEVLCLFGDGAFSLTGWDFETMVRFDLPFIGIVGNNSSMNQIRYGQAAKYGEDRARVGNTLGDIRYGDFAKLLGGHGEEVRDPAEIRPALERARQSGKPALINVWVDPEVYAPGTMNQTMYK; from the coding sequence ATGTCGGAAACGATCTCTGGCGGTCATCTCGTGGCCAAGGCGCTCAAGGCCGAGGGCGTGGACGTGATCTACACGCTCTGCGGCGGCCACATCATCGACATCTACGACGGCTGCGTCGATGAGGGCATCGAGGTCATCGACGTACGCCACGAGCAGGTCGCCGCACACGCCGCCGACGGACACTCCCGCATCACCGGCCGGCCCGGCTGCGCGGTCGTCACCGCCGGCCCCGGCACGACCGACGCGGTGACCGGTGTGGCCAACGCCTTCAGGGCGGAGAGCCCGATGCTGCTCATCGGCGGCCAGGGCGCGCTGAGCCAGCACAAGATGGGCTCACTCCAGGACCTGCCGCACGTGGACATGATGGCCCCGATCACCAAGTTCGCCGCCACGGTGCCGAGCACGGAACGGGTGGCCGACCTCGTGTCGATGGCCTTCCGCGAGTGCTACCACGGCGCGCCCGGCCCGTCGTTCCTGGAGATCCCGCGTGACGTGCTGGACGCGAAGGTGCCCCTGGACAAGGCCCGCATCCCGAAGGCGGGCCACTACCGGGCCTCGACCCGCCAGCAGGGCGACCCCGAGGCCGTCGAGCGGCTGGCCGACCTGCTGGCCCACGCCGAGAAGCCGTGCATCCTGCTCGGCAGCCAGGTCTGGACCTGCCGGGCCACCGACGCGGCCATCGACTTCGTCCGGGCGCTCAACGTGCCGGCGTACATGAACGGCTCCGGCCGCGGCACCCTGCCGCCGGGCGACCCCCACCACTTCCAGCTCAGCCGCCGCTACGCCTTCACCGAGGCCGACCTCATCATCATCGTCGGCACCCCGTTCGACTTCCGCATGGGCTACGGCAAACGGCTGTCCCCGACGGCGACCGTCGTCCAGATCGACCTCGACTACCGCACGGTGGGCAAGAACCGCGACATCGACCTCGGCATCGTCGGCGACGCCGGCCTCGTCCTGTCGGCCGCCGCGCAGGCCGCGAGCGGGCGGATCGGCGACGCCGCCGCCAGGCGCAAGGCGTGGCTGGACGAGCTGCGCGCGGTCGAGACCCAGGCCTACGAGAAGCGCCTGCCCCGCCAGCACTCCGACGCCCGGCCGATCGACCCCTACCGGCTGGTGCACGAGATCAACGAGTTCCTCACCGAGGACACCATCTACATCGGCGACGGCGGCGACATCGTCACCTTCTCCGGCCAGGTCGTGCAGCCGAAGTCGCCCGGCCACTGGATGGACCCCGGCCCGCTCGGCACGCTCGGCGTCGGCATGGCCTTCGCGATGGCGGCCAAGAAGGCCCGGCCGGACAAGGAGGTGCTGTGCCTGTTCGGCGACGGCGCCTTCAGCCTCACCGGCTGGGACTTCGAGACGATGGTCCGCTTCGACCTGCCGTTCATCGGGATCGTCGGCAACAACTCCTCGATGAACCAGATCAGGTACGGCCAGGCCGCCAAGTACGGCGAGGACCGCGCCCGCGTCGGCAACACCCTCGGCGACATCCGCTACGGCGACTTCGCCAAGCTCCTCGGCGGCCACGGCGAGGAGGTACGCGACCCGGCCGAGATCCGCCCCGCGCTGGAGCGGGCCCGCCAGTCCGGCAAGCCCGCGCTCATCAACGTCTGGGTCGATCCGGAGGTCTACGCCCCCGGAACCATGAACCAGACGATGTACAAGTGA